A genomic region of Catalinimonas niigatensis contains the following coding sequences:
- a CDS encoding DUF4302 domain-containing protein has product MNRLILVIGFMCVIAACQNDEVVFEQSADERVAEAVANLKAQLIAPADGWLLRYKPESESGTFNVLLNFDEENNVRIRTDFGVNDGEFYDQTITYRIDNSLGLELILENYSFFSFLFEQNSASFLAEYEFDYINETPDGALVFRSKTDPSSPTTLVFEPASGNEENLLGKELSNNLTLMSDSIPPRFTSSYRLQYINQDIVIHLSFDNLTRTISFTYISPDGTANGQPLDFSTSYTIQGNEIILNEPFTRNYLGNEITIENLRFGALNEASLTACNQPLNTYQYAATAGTSAVILENTLFDPNGANVFEESDFFFSFNQNVFDENGSLFQQITDDVEGSLAMLLYFDESTAEPFYALGFFIENESGTVTRALREFTFTLSGNQFQVEFAPDFTVLQDTTATFNEANIDKYLNLFAEGEGTYIYKIEDNVYEFYNPCNDVSFAFVHN; this is encoded by the coding sequence ATGAATAGACTTATATTGGTAATAGGATTCATGTGCGTGATAGCAGCCTGCCAGAATGATGAGGTAGTCTTTGAGCAAAGTGCGGATGAACGAGTTGCAGAAGCTGTTGCAAACCTGAAAGCACAATTGATAGCGCCTGCTGATGGCTGGTTGCTCAGATATAAGCCGGAAAGTGAGTCCGGTACTTTTAATGTGTTGCTGAATTTTGATGAAGAAAACAATGTGCGGATCAGAACCGACTTTGGCGTGAATGATGGTGAATTTTATGACCAGACGATTACCTACAGAATAGACAACTCATTGGGGCTGGAGCTTATCCTGGAAAACTATTCTTTTTTCAGCTTTCTCTTTGAGCAGAACAGTGCTTCCTTCCTGGCAGAATATGAGTTCGACTACATCAATGAAACACCCGATGGCGCATTGGTTTTCAGGAGCAAAACTGATCCTTCATCACCTACTACTTTGGTATTTGAACCTGCTTCTGGAAATGAAGAAAATCTGTTGGGCAAAGAGCTGTCTAATAATCTTACGCTTATGTCTGACAGCATTCCTCCGAGATTTACTTCTTCCTACAGATTACAGTACATCAACCAGGATATTGTGATTCATCTTTCTTTTGACAATTTAACGCGTACAATCAGCTTTACCTATATCTCACCTGATGGTACTGCCAATGGTCAGCCACTGGATTTTTCAACTTCTTATACCATACAGGGAAATGAAATCATACTCAATGAACCCTTCACCCGTAATTATTTAGGCAACGAAATTACTATTGAAAATCTGCGTTTTGGAGCGCTTAACGAGGCCAGCCTGACTGCCTGTAATCAGCCTCTCAACACTTATCAATATGCTGCCACTGCCGGGACATCCGCCGTAATACTGGAGAATACCCTCTTTGATCCGAACGGAGCCAATGTATTTGAGGAATCTGACTTTTTTTTTAGTTTTAACCAAAATGTATTTGACGAAAATGGCTCTCTGTTTCAGCAGATTACAGATGACGTAGAAGGCTCTCTGGCGATGTTATTGTATTTTGATGAGAGTACAGCAGAGCCTTTTTATGCCCTAGGCTTTTTTATTGAAAATGAAAGCGGTACAGTAACCAGAGCTTTAAGAGAATTTACTTTTACTTTGAGCGGAAACCAGTTTCAGGTTGAGTTTGCTCCAGATTTCACAGTTTTACAGGATACCACGGCTACTTTTAACGAAGCAAATATTGATAAATACCTGAACCTCTTTGCCGAAGGCGAAGGGACATACATTTACAAAATTGAGGATAACGTTTATGAGTTCTACAATCCATGCAATGATGTAAGCTTCGCCTTTGTCCACAATTGA
- a CDS encoding lactonase family protein — translation MKYRSLILLSCLLLCFATVFAQSSSKEILYVGTYSDRGSQGIYVLEFDRTNGKLTEIQTLDDKESPSFLEVHPNGKYLYAVYREGMNANDKSGTVTAFEIDSASGKLSKLNEQSSEGGGPCHVSIDPKGKLAYVSNYGGGNLAIYPIREDGSLGEASDRIQHHGSSVNENRQKEPHMHSIIPSENGKFIYASDLGIDKIMIYQPDRKSGKLSPAKTPYAASTPGAGPRHFTFHPDGKLAFSIEELSSTIASYSVDKNSGALTPIDQVATLPEDAQTQSNTTADIHVSPDGKFVYGSNRGHDSIVIYKIDPSGKMSYVDHEPTKGAHPRNFCMDDKGEFVFVANRDDDNVVVFKRDAATGKLSYTGNQAKVPAAVCVQQLLLP, via the coding sequence CCTCCAAAGAAATCTTATATGTAGGTACCTATTCTGATAGAGGCAGTCAGGGAATTTACGTGCTTGAATTTGACAGGACGAATGGAAAATTAACCGAAATACAAACGCTAGACGATAAAGAAAGTCCTAGCTTTCTGGAAGTACATCCCAACGGCAAGTATCTCTATGCAGTATATAGAGAAGGGATGAATGCCAATGATAAAAGTGGTACAGTCACTGCCTTTGAGATAGATTCTGCCAGTGGAAAGCTTAGCAAGCTAAACGAACAATCCTCTGAAGGTGGTGGACCATGCCATGTAAGTATTGATCCTAAAGGTAAGCTTGCTTATGTATCCAACTATGGTGGAGGCAATCTTGCCATCTATCCTATTCGTGAAGACGGAAGCCTGGGAGAAGCTTCAGATAGGATACAGCACCATGGAAGCAGTGTCAACGAGAACCGGCAGAAAGAGCCACATATGCATTCCATCATTCCTTCTGAAAACGGTAAGTTTATCTATGCTTCAGATCTGGGCATTGACAAGATTATGATCTACCAACCTGATCGTAAATCAGGAAAGTTATCTCCTGCTAAAACACCCTATGCAGCAAGCACTCCCGGGGCGGGACCAAGACATTTTACATTTCACCCTGATGGAAAACTGGCTTTTTCTATTGAAGAACTTTCCTCTACCATCGCTTCCTACAGTGTAGACAAAAATAGCGGAGCGCTTACTCCAATAGATCAGGTAGCCACACTACCAGAAGATGCTCAGACACAAAGCAATACTACTGCTGATATTCATGTATCTCCTGATGGTAAATTTGTATATGGTTCTAACCGAGGGCATGACAGCATTGTCATCTATAAGATAGATCCTAGTGGTAAAATGAGCTACGTTGACCATGAACCCACCAAAGGCGCACATCCCCGGAATTTTTGTATGGACGACAAAGGTGAGTTTGTATTTGTAGCCAACCGGGATGATGACAATGTGGTAGTTTTTAAGCGTGATGCTGCTACTGGCAAACTTTCGTATACCGGAAATCAGGCTAAAGTCCCTGCAGCCGTATGCGTTCAACAACTACTTTTGCCTTAG